A part of Thalassophryne amazonica chromosome 3, fThaAma1.1, whole genome shotgun sequence genomic DNA contains:
- the LOC117507910 gene encoding piggyBac transposable element-derived protein 4-like — MKIWSMMQKKGTPQHDKLFCLRPLLDTLTTACKAHYHPRQNISINERMVTTKVYTGMTQFMKAKPTKWGFKLFVLADSMNGYTIDFAVYTGKSQFASGVGLAYDSVMSLIKPAFLGHGYHLYVDSFYTSPKLFKDLFAMKIGACGTYREHQKECPRTQNNTLTKKDPRGTIRWIRDGPLVFVKWMDIREVAVCSTIHPAFTGETVARRFKDQDGQWVSENVLCPNPVTQYNKNMGGVDLSHQLIQYYTVHHKTMHWYRTLFYHFLDIAATNAYILHKEYYQDKAKKHREFLEELAAQLCGVSVAVPPSKAPGQHVPVPIAAQSDQKKRASYGRRGCVQCRKIREKEQSTPWKCKVCDVALCVIADRNCFEVWHEDQ, encoded by the coding sequence ATGAAGATTTGGTCAATGATGCAAAAAAAAGGAACACCCCAGCACGACAAACTTTTTTGTCTGAGACCCCTGCTTGACACCCTTACAACTGCGTGTAAGGCTCATTATCATCCAAGACAGAACATCTCCATTAATGAAAGAATGGTCACCACAAAGGTCTATACTGGAATGACCCAGTTCATGAAGGCCAAGCCAACAAAGTGGGGGTTCAAGCTGTTTGTCTTGGCAGACAGTATGAATGGCTACACCATCGACTTTGCCGTTTACACTGGAAAATCACAGTTTGCATCAGGTGTTGGGCTGGCGTATGACTCAGTCATGTCTCTCATCAAGCCTGCGTTTCTGGGCCATGGGTACCACCTCTATGTAGACAGCTTCTACACCAGCCCTAAACTTTTCAAGGACCTGTTTGCAATGAAGATTGGtgcatgtggcacatacagggaaCACCAGAAAGAATGCCCACGCACACAAAACAACACCCTCACAAAGAAGGATCCCAGAGGCACAATACGGTGGATCAGGGATGGCCCACTGGTGTTTGTGAAGTGGATGGATATACGTGAGGTAGCTGTCTGCTCCACAATACATCCAGCCTTTACGGGGGAAACTGTGGCCCGGCGCTTCAAAGATCAAGACGGACAGTGGGTCTCCGAGAATGTTTTGTGCCCAAACCCAGTCACTCAGTATAACAAGAATATGGGAGGAGTTGACCTGTCACATCAACTCATACAGTACTATACAGTACACCACAAAACAATGCACTGGTACAGGACCCTTTTTTATCATTTTCTGGACATTGCTGCCACAAACGCATATATTCTTCACAAGGAGTATTATCAGGACAAAGCAAAGAAACACAGGGAGTTCTTGGAGGAGCTGGCAGCCCAGCTGTGTGGTGTTTCAGTGGCAGTCCCTCCTTCCAAAGCACCTGGGCAACATGTTCCAGTGCCAATAGCTGCTCAAAGTGATCAGAAGAAGAGGGCCTCATATGGAAGGAGAGGTTGTGTTCAGTGCAGGAAGATACGTGAAAAAGAACAGTCAACTCCATGGAAGTGCAAAGTTTGTGATGTGGCGCTTTGTgtcatagcagacagaaattgctttgaggtgTGGCATGAAGACCAATAA